The segment TGtaatttattgatttatgtaaatgatttttttttatgttataaatttttttttaaatagtcattttgttcagcatagtcaaaaaacataattatctCTTTTTAAACAACTTAATCCCCTACAGTCTTTAggggtggggctgcaagttacaaactttgaccattgtttacatatagtaatggttattgagaattgtaaagacgttttcagggggacttttcaccttgaatggggggggggaggaggaggaagGGGTTACGTTTGATGCTATAAACCCTAAAAAACACATACCCGTGACCTTcctccttgaaaaaaaagtaaaattccacatttttgtagatgtgAGACTGAAACCTCTACAAAAGTGCTCTATGATATGCCAAATTTGACAGTGTAATTTTCATGCCACTACCCCTTGAGGGgtattattttgcttattaaaaTACCCAGCAACTTTTCTGAGGCTTGGAGCTTTTGTTcattaacattaaacttgattaaagtTTACAatttgatcttttttctttagagttttggttgctgcTAGCCCATGCCACTGTTAACCTAAAGTTTAttactacaaactgtttgaatCACCAAATTCTAAGAACAAAGCattgcacaaaaaaaatgtgtcacatttttagcttttatctaccacaaaactttttcaaattttttaagttagttttatacctcctctagttgatctgaaagtaaaacttaataacattctagaaaaattttatccatgctctttgacaacctggatacacatgcactcttttgatttaatcaaatttaatgaGCAAatgtagtaatagaagtagccccaaaaaattgaaCCTAATGCCCTCAGTTGTTCTggggatattgctgagatgtcttattggcaactagcataaaaataatgtgttttgatttaattttattcatcttaATGTTCTTAATTGCATTAGTTACAGTAAACATAGAggcattaaaacaatatttagtttttaaacataatgggtaaattgtatatttttagggGGTTTACCTACCCAATAACCCTAGAGATATATGTATAATAGACTGTTCAACtaaactgaacaaaatgcctgtcttaaaattttgattgaaagtgtttggaaaattatgggCTAAACAGGAGAGCTGATTTGTCCTCCAATAACTTTCGACTTAAAATgtgcgctagaacttttaattcctgaTCCAATTAGCTCctataaaatatcaatgatattactagctatAATAGAGCAATACTGCCAACATATTGCTTATATGTCCTTTTAATATCTACATGcacatattttttgttcattaaacattccctaaaagtttcatcttaatgtTCTTAATTGCATCAGTTACATTAAACATAGAGGCATTATTAAAAGCATACAaatagtgtcttctggctatttcaaaagttcccatctctaattgttttttttttttttttttcagtcggAACCCCCTTGGCTAAGGAATTACAGATGTAACTGTCAAACCGTATGAAAAATTGGTCTCCTTGTGTGGTTTTTTTGGGAAgtttggcatttttttcaatttttcctaaaCATTGGATTTCTTTTGAAGCCATCATGTCAGCTTGGCTGAGTTTGGCAGAGTCTTTCGTATCTCTCGTATCTCGTATCGTCCCAGTAGTTGATTCAAAAAGGGAATTGAATGAGAATTCGGTGGCTCCTCCAGGGAGTTTTGGATCTATCATGTCAGCTTGGCAGAGTAGCGATGACTACCGATCTGTATCGTCTCTCGTATCGTCTTTTGAAGCCAAGAATTTGAGCCATAAATTGAACGAGATCTTAGTGGTTCGTCCAGACCCAGTAGTTGATTCAAGAATGGATGACCAAGAAACATCCTCGTCAGTTCAACCATCAAATGAGACTCAATTGAATGAGATCATGGTGGCTCCTCCAGACCCTATAGTTAATTCAAGAAGGGATGATCAAGAAACATCCTCGTCAGTTCAACCATCAAATGAGACTCAATTGAATGAGATCTTGGTGGCTCCTCCAGGGAGTTCTGGATCCTCCAGGGAGAATGCAAAACTTACAGGAAGAATGAAAGATCTCTATGAAAAGGTTAGTGGTATTTTCGTTCTTGAGAAGAAAGGGATGGGGACTTACAATTACTCTGTGCGGCTAAGCCGATTAGCTTCTAAAAGGAGATGGGATTCTATGTGGGAGCAGGTAGGCTTAAAttatatcataaaaataaaggaaagagCAAATAATTCGAGtcggatgtttttttttcttgtttttacgcCTAATTGTGAATTCGGACAAAATTGATgcaaaaatcatttgaaaaaataaatcttatcttaaatGTTCTCTGAAGGGATTTTCTATGagtttcatattttcaaaatattgcatgatttaaaaaaaagtcttcaaaTCCAAACCGAAGCTGAAAAGGATAGAAACCCCTTTAAAAGTTGAGTGTTTTAGCTGTCCAAATCTTATAAAAACGTATTTTGAGCTTCGGTTTGGATTTGCagactttttaaaaaaacaaaaaagttgtgcaacataatatattcttttttagccATTACAGTATTGAAATATATACTATCTCTTTGCAAAAtcaataattgtgtatgtatgtattttttttttaaatggctccacattttttccagaaaatcgGTATCCTGGAATTTCTTGCctaaaaaaactatctatacaGCTCAGAAGTTTGAGCAGATTCGTtaaaagccttaattttgggATAAAAGATTCATTTGAGTAATGTCATCTTTATGTACATCAGTATCGCAATGACATCATGCACTaacataattttgaattgaactttaaagtatctttattttttttaataaatgttattttatcttAGTTCTCAGTTCTCTAAAGCTATTATGCTATTATGCATGATGTTCGTATTATGCATGAGATTCGTATTATACGAGTttctaaagctattatgtaaagtggaaaaatatttattgtgtctcatgcaaaattttattcttttcaattgaaactagaaaaatttaaagataagttttattttctatttggtTGAATCCACTTATAGCATAAAAAGAGAGATACGACAGAATAAACACTAGTAAGCTTACAGTTTTCAACGCAACTGGGCATATAATGCCTGTCTGaagacccaaaaaaaaaaaatttccaattgtTACAAATGAGTTGTGTCTTGTCATGGTTGAAAGCATTCTAAGCCacaagtattgcaagtatttgccgCGGCAATTATTATTAGTCCTAGTCGCAAGTTGTCACTGTTGCAATCAAAATAGCATTAGTATTGCTTCTGAAACTGTCCAGGTAATAACCTTACCCGTTCCTAAGATCTTGCAGATACAGATACAATTAGATGCACATAAcatcttttcatttagttcagcataCTGTTCTAAATTTCATGAATTTTCAGCACGAGATGAGGTGAGAATCTTAATTTTAGGACAC is part of the Artemia franciscana chromosome 12, ASM3288406v1, whole genome shotgun sequence genome and harbors:
- the LOC136033739 gene encoding uncharacterized protein LOC136033739 isoform X1, with product MKNWSPCVVFLGSLAFFSIFPKHWISFEAIMSAWLSLAESFVSLVSRIVPVVDSKRELNENSVAPPGSFGSIMSAWQSSDDYRSVSSLVSSFEAKNLSHKLNEILVVRPDPVVDSRMDDQETSSSVQPSNETQLNEIMVAPPDPIVNSRRDDQETSSSVQPSNETQLNEILVAPPGSSGSSRENAKLTGRMKDLYEKIIK
- the LOC136033739 gene encoding uncharacterized protein LOC136033739 isoform X2; this encodes MKNWSPCVVFLGSLAFFSIFPKHWISFEAIMSAWLSLAESFVSLVSRIVPVVDSKRELNENSVAPPGSFGSIMSAWQSSDDYRSVSSLVSSFEAKNLSHKLNEILVVRPDPVVDSRMDDQETSSSVQPSNETQLNEIMVAPPDPIVNSRRDDQETSSSVQPSNETQLNEILVAPPGSSGSSRENAKLTGRMKDLYEKIMK